From the Lysinibacillus fusiformis genome, the window ATAAAACGCGACTGCCGTCACGAGCAAGATCTGCTGTAAAATAGCCATCATCAAATACTGCACTAACAGCCCGCTCTATTTCTGCTGCTTCTTCTTTTAAGCCAAATGAATATTGCAGCATCATCGCCACAGATAAAATGGTTGCTGCAGGGTTTGCTACGCCTTGCCCTGCGATTTCTGGTGCTGAGCCATGTACCGGTTCATATAAGCCAAAATTATCACCACGAATGGATGCAGATGGTAATACACCTAAAGAGCCAGTAATAACAGATGCTTCATCACTTAAAATATCACCAAACATATTTTCAGTAACGACTACATCATAGTGTCCTGGATTTGTAATAAGTTTCATTGCGACAGAGTCTACTAGGTTATGTTCTACGATTACATCTGGATACTCTTTTTTCTTTGCTTCTACGACTTCACGCCATAAACGACTTGTTTCAAGCACATTTGCTTTATCAACAGAGCATAATTTGCCGCCACGTAAACGTGCTAGTTCAAAGGCATTTTCAACAATACGCTCCACCTCTGCTTTAGAGTAAACCGTTGTATCAATTGCGCCATTTTCAGTACGCATACGTGGTTCCCCGAAGTATACGCCGCCTGTTAGTTCACGTACAATCATTAAATCAACGTTCTCAGCTACTTCACGCTTTAATGGTGAAGCATCTAGTAAACTCGGGAACGCCTTTACTGGACGTAGATTTGCAAATAAATCGAAGTGTTTACGGATTCGCAATAACCCTTTCTCCGGGCGTAATTCAGGCGGATTCTGATCCCACTTTGGACCACCTACAGCCCCTAATAAAATCGCATCACTATTTTCACACATCTCGATTGTTTCATCTGGTAATGGATTATTGTGCTGGTCGATTGCAGCACCTCCAATTGTTGCATACCCTAAATGAAATGTATGATTAAATCGTTTACCAATCACTTGTAATACACGTACAGCAGAAGCAACAACCTCTGGCCCAATTCCATCACCAGGAAGTACTGTAATTTTTCTCTCCATTGTCAAAACACCCTTCTTTGTATAGCGTATTCGCTAATTTAGTAAAGACGCTCACCTACCTTTTATCGAGGTGAGCGTAGTCATTACGTCTAAGCGTAATTTTTTGTTAATTGATACAATACGCCATGACATCATTGCATCCGACTTGTGAATGGTACGTCATACAATTCACTCCCTCTGAAACTTATACAGGATGTGCGCGAAGGCTTGTTTGTATTAAATGACGGTTAATGGCATTTAAATACGCTTTTGCCGATGCTTCTAAAACATCTTGAGAGGAGTTGCGGCCTGTAGTCGATACATCATCATAGCGAATATTAATAACTGCTTCACCCAGTGCATCTCGTCCTTTGCCAACCGATGTCACACGATAATCAATGACATGCACAGCTCCGGGTACAAGTTGCTCGAGTGTATTAAATATAGCTTCTACTGAACCAGAGCCAGTAGCCACAACTGTTTTTTCTAGCCCCTCTGGTGTAAGCACAATGGCTGTGGCTGTAGGAATATTTTCAGTACCATATTGTACTTGCACCATTTTCAAATCAAAGAGTGATACATCCTCTACTTGAACTTGTTGTTCCGTCAAAAGGGTTAGTAAATCTTCCTCTGTAATCTCTTTTTTACGATCAGCCAATTTTTTAAATTCCACAAATGCTTTGTTCAACTTCTCATCAGAAAGATGGAAGCCCATTGTTTCTGCACGATCACGGAAGGCTGCACGACCAGAATGTTTCCCAAGAACTAATGGTATTTCTCCCTCACCGATTAAAGCAGGTGAAATAATTTCATAGGTTTCCGGATTTTTTAAGACACCGTCTTGATGAATGCCTGATTCGTGTGCAAATGCATTTTTCCCAACAATCGCTTTATTTGGCTGAATCACTACATTTGTCAATTTACTGACTAATTGAGATGTACGTTTAATCTCTTGCAACTGAATGTTCGTTTCCACCTGATAAATGTCCTTGCGAATATGAAGTGCTACAGCAATTTCCTCAAGTGCCACATTACCTGCACGTTCTCCAATGCCATTTATCGTCCCCTCTACTTGTGTAGCGCCATTTTCTATCGCCGCAATCGTGTTAGCTGTTGCCATCCCTAAATCATCATGACAATGGGCGGAGAATTTCACTTTGTCAGCACCTTTGACATTCTCTAATAGGAACTTAAATAATGCACCATATTCTTGTGGGGAGGCATAGCCTACAGTGTCTGGAACATTAATCGTTGTAGCACCAGCAACAACCACTTCATTCATAATTCTTACTAAGAATTCTCGATCAGAACGGAATGCATCCTCAGCAGACCATTGCACAAGTGGGAAGAATTTTTTAGCATATTTAACAGCCTCCACCGCTTGCTCCACTACTTGATCAGGGGATTTTTTTAGCTTGTATTCCATATGAATAGGTGAAGTGGCTAGAAAAATATGAATATGTGGCTGTTGTGCTACTTTAATCGCTTCCCATGTAGCATCAATATCCTTTTGGATACAGCGGGCTAGCCCCGTCACAATGGAATTTTTTACTGTACCTGCAATGCGATGGACCGCATCAAAGTCACCGGGTGACGAAGCAGGAAATCCTGCTTCTATAATTGTCACACCAAGGCGCTCTAACTGTTTGGCAATTTCAATCTTCTCGGCCGTGTTTAAGTTGATCCCAGCAGATTGTTCACCATCGCGAAGCGTAGTATCGAAAATATCAATTTTTCGCACTTGTCGCCACTTCTCTCACAACTTTTTCTTTACCTTCGTTGATGAATGGCATCATAGCACGTAGTTTTGCGCCCACTTCTTCGATTTGATGGTTCGCACCAGCTTCTTTGAATTTTGTATATTCTGGACGACCATTTTCATTTTCTTGAATCCAACGACGAGCAAATGTACCATCTTGGATATCTGTTAATACGTCTTTCATACGAGCTTTTACAGACTCATCGATGATGCGTGGTCCTGCCACATAATCTCCCCACTCCGCTGTATCTGAAACTGAGTAACGCATTGTTGCCATACCGCCCTCAAACATTAGGTCAACAATTAATTTAAGCTCATGTAGTGTTTCAAAGTAGGCTAATTCTGGTTGATAACCAGCTTCTACTAATGTTTCAAATCCTGCTCTTACAAGTTGTGTTGCACCACCACAAAGTACCGCTTGTTCACCGAATAGATCTGTTTCTGTTTCTTCTTTAAATGTTGTTTCAAGAAGTCCACCACGAGCAGCACCGATTCCTTTACCATAAGCAAGTGCTAAATCTTTTGCTTGACCTGTAGCATCTTGGTGAATAGCGAATAGTCCTGGTACACCAGCACCTTCTTGGAATTGACGACGAACTAGATGTCCTGGTCCTTTTGGTGCTACTAAAAATACGTCAACATCTGCTGGTGGTGTAATTTGACCGAAATGGATATTGAAGCCGTGTGCAAACATCAATGCTTTACCAGCTTGTAAATGTGGTGCAATTTCTGCTTCATAAACTGCTTTTTGACGCTCATCTGGTAGTAAAATTTGGATTACATCTGCTTCTTGAGCTGCTTCCGCAACTGTTTTTACGTCAATACCATCTGCCTTTGCCGCATCGAAAGATCCACCTGGGCGAACTCCTACTACTACGTCAAAGCCTGATTCTTTAAGGTTTAAAGCGTGTGCATGACCTTGTGATCCGTAACCGATAATTGCGATTTTCTTTCCTTTTAATACGTCCTCGTTGATATTTTGTTCATAGTACATTGTAGCCATAGTTAATTTCCTCCTAGAATTTGTTTTGTTTTTTATAGCTTTAGATACTTGCTTTGTCTATAAAGCTATTCATTTTTATATGCAAACTATTTTAAAATAGAGAGCTGCGGGTTTGAGATTTTTTGTGTTTCACGAACGGAGGCAGTTGCTCCTGTACGTGTAAGTTCTTTAATGCCATATGGTCGAATGAGTTCGATAAAGGCATCAATTTTTTCTGGATGTCCCACTACTTGATACGTCACAACATTTTTGGCTGTATCAATAATTTGTGCGCGGAACGGTTCAACAATCGAATTCATTTCTAAGCGTAAATTTGGTGGTGAAATCACCTTTACTAGTGCTAGCTCTCGCAGAACAATCGATTTATCAGTAATATCATTGACTTTTAACACATCAATTTGCTTGGATAACTGTTTCACTAGTTGCTCGATTTTACGTTCATCCTCTACGTTGACAACGAAGGTCATCTTTGAAAAATTTGGTTGCTCCGTATGACCTACTGTAATCGATTCAATATTGAACTGACGCTTCATCAATAAACCTGTCAAACGGTTTAATACACCACTTTGGTTAATCACAGTTACGGTAATTACTCGTTTCAATTCTTTTTCACCCCAATCATTTCATGTAAGCCTTTGCCAGGTGCTACCATTGGGTAAACACATTCAAGCTGTTTCACTCGACAATCAATTAATACTGGCTCATCAGAAAGCAGTGCCTCACGGAAAATAGCCTCTGCTTCATCGATTGTGTTAATACGATAGCCTTTAATGTTATAGGCATCAGCTAACTTAACAAAATCTGGTTGGATCGGCATAAGTGATGATGAATAGCGCTCTTCATAGAATGTTTGTTGCCATTGACGCACCATGCCAAGACAGCTATTATTCAAAATCACTATTTTTACTGGTAAGTTAAATTCCTGTAGGATGGACAGCTCCTGTGCCGTCATTTGGAATCCTGCATCTCCTACAATCGAAATAACTTTTTTGTCTGGCTTCGCAAATTGGGCGCCAATTGCGGCCGGGAAGCCGAAGCCCATCGTACCAAGTCCACCAGACGTTACCCATGCATGATCATTATTTAAATGGTAGTATTGTGCTGCCCACATTTGATGCTGCCCAACATCTGTCGTCACAATGGCATCACCCTCTGTAATCTTGTGCACTAATTGCAATGCCTCTTGTGGTAAGATTTCTTGTGTATTTGTATCCTTGCAATACCACAATGGGTATTCAATGGAATGATTTCTTAAATAAGTTAGCCAATCAGCTGTATCAGGACCTTGGAAATCCTTTTTCAACAGTGCTTTTAAAGCCTCTTTTGCATCGGCAACAATCGGAATATCTGTCGGTACATTTTTGCCAATTTCAGCAGGATCAATATCGATATGGATAATCGTTGCATTCGGTGCAAATGTGGCTAAATTACCTGTTAAACGATCATCAAATCGTGCTCCAATATTGAGTAATAAATCCGATTTCGTAATTGCTGTATTCGCTGTAGCCGTACCGTGCATCCCCGCCATTCCAAGGAATAAATCATGTTCACCATGAATGGAGCCTAATCCTAGTAATGTGTTCGTTACTGGAATACGATATTTTTCTGCGAAGGTCGTTAATTCTTCCCGTGCATCAGCAAAAAGAACACCTGCACCAGCTAAAATGATTGGATTTTTTGCCAATGAAATGGCTTGAATCGCCTTTTGAACTTGTAAATAGTTTGGTTTATACGTTGGTTGATAGCCTGGTAAATAAATTTCCTCAGGTGCTTGTGGCGGATTCTCTACATCAAACAACACTTGTGAAACGTTTTTTGGGAAATCCACGACAACCGGTCCCTTACGACCTGTGCTAGCGATATGGAAAGCTTCCTTCACAATGCGTGGGATATCATTAACATCCTGCACCTGGTAATTGTGCTTTGTAATCGGTGTTGTAATCCCCATAATATCGGCTTCTTGGAAAGCATCTGTTCCAATCACTGATGTCGCAACCTGTCCTGTAAAAACAACTAATGGGATGGAATCGATCATGGCATCCGCAATACCTGTAACAAGGTTTGTTGCACCAGGGCCACTTGTGGCAATGACAACGCCTGTTTTACCTGAGACACGAGCATAGCCTTCCGCTGCATGAATCGCACCCTGTTCATGTCTTGTTAAAATATGGCGAATTGGATTTTTATACATCGCATCATAGATTTGTAATACGGCTCCTCCTGGATAGCCAAAGACGATTTCAACGCCTTGATCGTGCAATGCCTGCACTAATACATCTGCACCGTCCTTCGCTTGATAGGTTTGTTCAGCTGTTGCTGTTGTAGCTAATTGTTCTTGTTCATTGATTGAAACATTCGCACTCATCAAATTATGCCTCCTTCATTTCTTTCAAACTCACACATCAGTGTTGTAGATTAGTGAAGTGTCAATAGCTGGATTGACTATTCCTCTCTTCCTTTTCAGTTGAGAGGCTGTTCAATTGCATCGTGAAAATAATAAAAAGCCTTTTTCTCCACACGCAAAGAACTACCTTACGTAGGGATGAAAAAGACTTTCCATGGTACCACCCTTTTTTATAGCAAATAATTGCTACCTCGCGAATAAATGACTGCATTTATGCACCAATGCGAAAGACTTCGCATCCAATATAGTGTCATAAAACATTTATTCATTAATAACGAGCACTTTCGACTATGCCCGGAGCTATCTAATGGTGTAAACACGTTTAATAGCCCACTCCGAGGGGATGTCGGATCTAGTTGTATCGCCGGCTTCCAGCACGACCGGCTCTCTGGTAGATACAAGGCTCTAGAACCTTTAACCTCATCAACGTTTTTATCTATCTAGTTGTTAAATTTTCATTACGCCACCAGTGGAAGCGCTCGTCACTAATTTTGAATATCTTGCTAACCAACCACGTTTAATTTTTGGCTCAAAGACTGGTAATTTTGCACGACGTTCAGCTAAAACTTTATCTGAAACTTGTACATTAATCGTACGATTCGGTAGATCAATTTCGATAATATCTCCGTTTTCTACTAAAGCGATTGGACCACCTTCAGCAGCTTCTGGTGAAATATGGCCAATTGAAATACCACGAGATGCCCCTGAGAAACGACCATCTGTAATTAATGCAACCTTTGTGCCAAGGCCACGACCTTGGATTGCAGATGTTGGTGCGAGCATTTCTGGCATCCCTGGGCCACCCTTAGGTCCTTCATAGCGAATGACGACTACATGGCCCTCTTTGACCGTTCCATTATCAATGTTTTCCTGCGCTGCTTCCTGTGAATCAAAGACAATTGCCTCACCCTTGAATACTTTGATGGAAGGATCAACTGCCCCTACTTTAATAACAGAGCCGTCTGGTGCGATGTTACCGAATAAGACCGATAATCCACCTACAGCACTATAGGGATTGTCTTTTGTTCGAATGACTTGATCATTCGTGATGTGATAATCTTTGACAAGCTCACCCATTGTGACGCCTGCAACGGTTGGACGGTTCGGGTGAATAGCACCTGGAATAGAGGTTAATTCATTAATAATGGCACTAACACCACCCGCTTTATTGATATCATCCATTGAAATATCTGAAGCAGGCATAATTTTTGCCAAATAAGGCACTCTTTCTGCTACTTTATTAATATCTTCAATGTTGTAATCTATTTCTGCTTCATTGGCAATTGCTAATGTATGAAGCACTGTATTTGTAGAGCCCCCCATTGCCATATCAAGCGCAAAAGCATCATCAATTGCTTCTTTTGTAATAATATCGCGTGGCTTAATGTCTTCCTTAACCATGCGAATTAATTGTTTCGCTGCTTCTTTAATCAGCTTGTGACGCTCTTCAGAAGTGGCAACGATTGTACCATTCCCAGGTAAAGCTACACCAAGCATTTCCATTAAGCAATTCATCGAATTTGCTGTAAACATTCCTGAGCAAGAACCACATGTTGGACATGCATTATTTTCAATATCCAACAGCTCTTCAGCAGACATTTTTCCTGATTTATGGGCCCCTACACCTTCAAAAACAGATGTTAAGGAAAGCTGTTTCCCTGCTGCAGAAGTACCTGCCTCCATTGGACCACCCGAAACAAAGATAGATGGTACATTCGTACGAACTGCTGCCATAAGCATTCCAGGTGTAATTTTGTCACAGTTTGGAATATAAAATACGCCATCAAACCAATGTGCATTGATAACTGTCTCAGCTGAGTCTGCTATAATTTCACGACTTGGTAAGGAATAACGCATACCAATATGCCCCATTGCAATACCATCATCGACTCCAATTGTATTAAATTCGAATGGAATACCACCCGCTTCAATAATAGCTTCTTTCACTACATCAGCGAACGTACGTAAATGAACGTGACCTGGTATTATGTCGATATAAGAGTTACAAACCCCAATAAATGGTTTGCCTAGATCTTTTGCTTTTACTTTGCCTGTTGCATATAA encodes:
- the leuB gene encoding 3-isopropylmalate dehydrogenase, translated to MERKITVLPGDGIGPEVVASAVRVLQVIGKRFNHTFHLGYATIGGAAIDQHNNPLPDETIEMCENSDAILLGAVGGPKWDQNPPELRPEKGLLRIRKHFDLFANLRPVKAFPSLLDASPLKREVAENVDLMIVRELTGGVYFGEPRMRTENGAIDTTVYSKAEVERIVENAFELARLRGGKLCSVDKANVLETSRLWREVVEAKKKEYPDVIVEHNLVDSVAMKLITNPGHYDVVVTENMFGDILSDEASVITGSLGVLPSASIRGDNFGLYEPVHGSAPEIAGQGVANPAATILSVAMMLQYSFGLKEEAAEIERAVSAVFDDGYFTADLARDGSRVLSTNEWTDKVINEIDTSFVSQSIMTTYI
- a CDS encoding 2-isopropylmalate synthase, whose amino-acid sequence is MRKIDIFDTTLRDGEQSAGINLNTAEKIEIAKQLERLGVTIIEAGFPASSPGDFDAVHRIAGTVKNSIVTGLARCIQKDIDATWEAIKVAQQPHIHIFLATSPIHMEYKLKKSPDQVVEQAVEAVKYAKKFFPLVQWSAEDAFRSDREFLVRIMNEVVVAGATTINVPDTVGYASPQEYGALFKFLLENVKGADKVKFSAHCHDDLGMATANTIAAIENGATQVEGTINGIGERAGNVALEEIAVALHIRKDIYQVETNIQLQEIKRTSQLVSKLTNVVIQPNKAIVGKNAFAHESGIHQDGVLKNPETYEIISPALIGEGEIPLVLGKHSGRAAFRDRAETMGFHLSDEKLNKAFVEFKKLADRKKEITEEDLLTLLTEQQVQVEDVSLFDLKMVQVQYGTENIPTATAIVLTPEGLEKTVVATGSGSVEAIFNTLEQLVPGAVHVIDYRVTSVGKGRDALGEAVINIRYDDVSTTGRNSSQDVLEASAKAYLNAINRHLIQTSLRAHPV
- the ilvC gene encoding ketol-acid reductoisomerase, whose protein sequence is MATMYYEQNINEDVLKGKKIAIIGYGSQGHAHALNLKESGFDVVVGVRPGGSFDAAKADGIDVKTVAEAAQEADVIQILLPDERQKAVYEAEIAPHLQAGKALMFAHGFNIHFGQITPPADVDVFLVAPKGPGHLVRRQFQEGAGVPGLFAIHQDATGQAKDLALAYGKGIGAARGGLLETTFKEETETDLFGEQAVLCGGATQLVRAGFETLVEAGYQPELAYFETLHELKLIVDLMFEGGMATMRYSVSDTAEWGDYVAGPRIIDESVKARMKDVLTDIQDGTFARRWIQENENGRPEYTKFKEAGANHQIEEVGAKLRAMMPFINEGKEKVVREVATSAKN
- the ilvN gene encoding acetolactate synthase small subunit, which codes for MKRVITVTVINQSGVLNRLTGLLMKRQFNIESITVGHTEQPNFSKMTFVVNVEDERKIEQLVKQLSKQIDVLKVNDITDKSIVLRELALVKVISPPNLRLEMNSIVEPFRAQIIDTAKNVVTYQVVGHPEKIDAFIELIRPYGIKELTRTGATASVRETQKISNPQLSILK
- the ilvB gene encoding biosynthetic-type acetolactate synthase large subunit → MSANVSINEQEQLATTATAEQTYQAKDGADVLVQALHDQGVEIVFGYPGGAVLQIYDAMYKNPIRHILTRHEQGAIHAAEGYARVSGKTGVVIATSGPGATNLVTGIADAMIDSIPLVVFTGQVATSVIGTDAFQEADIMGITTPITKHNYQVQDVNDIPRIVKEAFHIASTGRKGPVVVDFPKNVSQVLFDVENPPQAPEEIYLPGYQPTYKPNYLQVQKAIQAISLAKNPIILAGAGVLFADAREELTTFAEKYRIPVTNTLLGLGSIHGEHDLFLGMAGMHGTATANTAITKSDLLLNIGARFDDRLTGNLATFAPNATIIHIDIDPAEIGKNVPTDIPIVADAKEALKALLKKDFQGPDTADWLTYLRNHSIEYPLWYCKDTNTQEILPQEALQLVHKITEGDAIVTTDVGQHQMWAAQYYHLNNDHAWVTSGGLGTMGFGFPAAIGAQFAKPDKKVISIVGDAGFQMTAQELSILQEFNLPVKIVILNNSCLGMVRQWQQTFYEERYSSSLMPIQPDFVKLADAYNIKGYRINTIDEAEAIFREALLSDEPVLIDCRVKQLECVYPMVAPGKGLHEMIGVKKN
- the ilvD gene encoding dihydroxy-acid dehydratase; translation: MRSDMIKVGVDRAPHRSLLYATGKVKAKDLGKPFIGVCNSYIDIIPGHVHLRTFADVVKEAIIEAGGIPFEFNTIGVDDGIAMGHIGMRYSLPSREIIADSAETVINAHWFDGVFYIPNCDKITPGMLMAAVRTNVPSIFVSGGPMEAGTSAAGKQLSLTSVFEGVGAHKSGKMSAEELLDIENNACPTCGSCSGMFTANSMNCLMEMLGVALPGNGTIVATSEERHKLIKEAAKQLIRMVKEDIKPRDIITKEAIDDAFALDMAMGGSTNTVLHTLAIANEAEIDYNIEDINKVAERVPYLAKIMPASDISMDDINKAGGVSAIINELTSIPGAIHPNRPTVAGVTMGELVKDYHITNDQVIRTKDNPYSAVGGLSVLFGNIAPDGSVIKVGAVDPSIKVFKGEAIVFDSQEAAQENIDNGTVKEGHVVVIRYEGPKGGPGMPEMLAPTSAIQGRGLGTKVALITDGRFSGASRGISIGHISPEAAEGGPIALVENGDIIEIDLPNRTINVQVSDKVLAERRAKLPVFEPKIKRGWLARYSKLVTSASTGGVMKI